From one Pedobacter faecalis genomic stretch:
- a CDS encoding cupin-like domain-containing protein, which produces MQFDLSPIDIVDDISKADFEKNYLNPRKPVIIKNMSKSWPAYEKWTLDYMKSVVGDQTVPLYDSSKADPSKPINASAAEMKFADYIELIRNTPTDLRIFLFDPIKHAPGLLDDYRAPKDLMGGFLDSYPNMFFGGKGSVTFLHYDIDLAHIFHTHFNGRKHIILFDYKWKERLYQIPYATYALEDYDVEKPDFDKFPALKGVKGLEGFLEHGDTLFMPTGYWHWMKYLDGSFSISLRAWDKSWAVKAKSLYNLTLQRKFDDFMKANFREKYMSWKEKLAVKRANRALANKQPY; this is translated from the coding sequence ATGCAGTTTGATTTATCTCCAATAGATATCGTTGATGATATTTCGAAGGCCGATTTCGAAAAGAACTACCTGAATCCGAGAAAGCCGGTCATCATTAAAAACATGAGCAAGTCATGGCCTGCTTATGAAAAATGGACGCTGGATTATATGAAATCGGTGGTGGGCGATCAGACCGTGCCCTTGTACGACAGCTCCAAAGCCGACCCTTCCAAACCGATCAATGCTTCGGCAGCTGAGATGAAGTTTGCCGACTATATTGAACTGATCCGCAATACGCCGACTGATTTAAGGATATTTCTGTTTGACCCGATTAAGCATGCTCCGGGATTGCTCGACGACTACCGGGCCCCGAAAGACTTGATGGGCGGCTTCCTCGACAGCTATCCGAATATGTTCTTTGGAGGTAAGGGTTCTGTTACCTTCCTGCATTACGACATCGACCTGGCGCATATTTTTCACACGCATTTTAACGGCCGCAAACATATTATTCTGTTCGACTATAAATGGAAGGAACGTTTGTACCAGATCCCTTACGCAACTTATGCACTGGAAGACTATGACGTGGAGAAACCTGACTTCGATAAGTTCCCTGCACTGAAAGGCGTTAAAGGCCTGGAGGGTTTCCTGGAACATGGCGATACGCTGTTTATGCCCACGGGATACTGGCACTGGATGAAATACCTTGACGGTTCCTTTTCGATCAGTCTGCGTGCATGGGATAAATCCTGGGCGGTAAAAGCGAAAAGCTTGTACAACCTGACCCTGCAGCGTAAGTTTGACGACTTTATGAAGGCGAACTTTCGGGAAAAATATATGTCCTGGAAAGAAAAACTGGCCGTTAAACGTGCAAACCGGGCGCTCGCGAACAAACAGCCATATTAA
- a CDS encoding DUF1800 domain-containing protein: protein MKVQVKVFGTFLLLVVAALVCSSFTKPEPAKIFFPYKRSGLNEQQAAAHLLSRFTYGARPGDVDALLAVGLEKWFMQQLEGGLPDDSLNLKLQRYPNINLSNQEVGDKFPRNAKLVRMAIRDGAVHKDSVNKGDRTEYRRMLQEYRDKHGLGTEQELFREFISQKVLRASYSNNQLREMLTDFWFNHFNVSLTKGQCAAYVPAFERDVIRPNVTGKFSDLLLATAKSPAMLLYLDNATSSGTKAKGARKGGLNENYAREVMELHTLGVDGGYTQNDVTETARVLTGWGVSPEDEFRFAAARHDQAEKTVLGKTFAAGGGYEEGVQLLQMLASQPATAKFISHKIAVRFVKDDPDRKLVDKMAKTFMQSGGDIRQVLITMVSDPGFWSKDALREKTKSPFEYAISAVRTLDAKIEQPYQIYNWVNRMGQKIYYYQAPTGFPDKAQYWISTGALLSRMNFALALTGERIPGVKVNLLAASPSKNAREVGVHIGSPEFQRK, encoded by the coding sequence ATGAAAGTCCAGGTAAAAGTTTTCGGTACGTTTCTCCTTCTGGTCGTGGCTGCCTTAGTGTGCTCATCCTTCACTAAGCCGGAACCGGCTAAGATCTTTTTTCCTTACAAGCGTTCGGGGCTTAACGAGCAGCAGGCTGCGGCACACCTGCTCAGCAGGTTTACCTATGGTGCCCGGCCCGGCGACGTAGATGCCCTGCTTGCTGTCGGACTTGAAAAGTGGTTCATGCAACAACTTGAAGGCGGCCTTCCCGATGATTCCCTCAATTTAAAGCTGCAGCGTTATCCCAACATCAATTTGAGCAACCAGGAAGTGGGCGATAAATTTCCGCGCAATGCAAAACTTGTCCGGATGGCGATACGTGACGGGGCTGTACATAAGGATTCGGTGAATAAGGGCGACCGAACCGAGTACCGGCGAATGCTGCAGGAGTACCGGGATAAGCACGGACTGGGAACGGAGCAGGAATTGTTCCGCGAGTTCATTAGCCAGAAAGTATTGCGCGCCAGCTATAGCAATAACCAGTTAAGAGAAATGCTTACCGACTTTTGGTTCAATCATTTCAACGTATCGCTCACTAAAGGTCAGTGCGCCGCCTACGTTCCCGCATTTGAGCGCGATGTGATCCGGCCAAATGTCACAGGCAAGTTCAGCGACCTGCTTCTGGCTACCGCCAAATCGCCCGCCATGCTGCTTTATCTTGATAATGCCACGAGTTCGGGCACAAAAGCTAAGGGTGCGCGCAAAGGTGGATTGAACGAGAACTATGCGCGCGAAGTGATGGAACTGCATACACTTGGCGTAGACGGCGGATATACGCAGAACGACGTTACCGAAACGGCACGCGTGCTCACCGGCTGGGGCGTTTCGCCAGAAGACGAATTCCGTTTTGCCGCGGCCCGGCACGATCAGGCCGAGAAGACCGTTTTAGGTAAGACCTTTGCCGCAGGGGGCGGTTATGAGGAAGGCGTGCAGTTGTTACAAATGCTGGCCAGTCAACCGGCTACTGCTAAGTTCATTTCCCATAAGATCGCGGTGCGCTTTGTTAAAGATGATCCGGATAGGAAGCTGGTCGATAAAATGGCGAAGACCTTTATGCAAAGCGGCGGTGATATCCGTCAGGTACTTATCACCATGGTAAGCGACCCCGGCTTCTGGAGCAAGGATGCGCTGCGCGAGAAGACCAAGTCGCCCTTCGAATACGCCATCAGTGCGGTAAGAACCCTTGATGCAAAAATAGAGCAGCCCTATCAGATTTATAATTGGGTAAACAGGATGGGGCAGAAGATATATTATTACCAGGCCCCTACAGGCTTTCCCGATAAGGCACAATACTGGATCAGCACAGGTGCACTGCTCAGCCGCATGAACTTTGCGCTGGCACTCACTGGCGAGCGTATCCCAGGAGTGAAGGTCAACCTCCTTGCAGCCAGCCCTTCAAAAAATGCGCGTGAGGTCGGCGTGCATATCGGTTCACCGGAGTTTCAACGCAAATAG
- a CDS encoding DUF1501 domain-containing protein: MISRRGFIKGGGLALFGISIGGIPGFLAEAVAGVQAPGLFKRRKIMVCIFQRGAMDGLMALTPFNDQHLKAARPGLFMTPAKGSGKSLIDLDGTFGLHPSMSVFEPLFREKRMAMVHGIGSPNTTRSHFDAQDYMESGTPFKKGTSSGWLNRAIGLLGHEHATPFQGVSLTSSLPRAMYGEKAALAISNLQDFKIQMRGKPAEVNTTAKSFEDLYDRSTGLLKTTGKDSFDAMKVLQKADVRNYKPANNAVYPASALGNSLKQIAQLIKLDVGLEVAFAESGGWDTHFNQGKDTGIFARNVGDLSESIAAFWADLGTYQDDVTVMTMTEFGRTVHQNGTGGTDHGRASCNFILGNSVNGGKVHGSVAPLAKENLEDGRDLAVTTDFRSVFSEVADRHLGINNDKVLFPDWKGSHVGVMKA, translated from the coding sequence ATGATTTCAAGGAGAGGATTTATTAAAGGAGGTGGATTAGCCCTGTTCGGCATCAGCATCGGTGGGATACCCGGCTTTTTGGCCGAGGCCGTAGCCGGCGTGCAGGCGCCCGGATTGTTTAAGAGACGCAAGATCATGGTCTGCATTTTCCAGCGCGGCGCTATGGACGGACTTATGGCGCTTACGCCATTCAACGATCAGCATCTGAAAGCCGCCAGGCCCGGACTGTTCATGACGCCGGCAAAAGGCAGTGGCAAGTCGCTCATCGATTTGGATGGAACCTTCGGACTTCATCCCTCAATGTCGGTCTTCGAACCGCTGTTTCGCGAGAAGCGCATGGCCATGGTGCACGGCATCGGATCGCCCAATACCACACGCTCGCATTTTGATGCGCAGGATTATATGGAGTCGGGCACGCCCTTTAAAAAGGGCACATCTTCCGGCTGGCTAAACCGCGCCATCGGGCTACTCGGTCACGAGCATGCGACCCCTTTTCAGGGTGTAAGCCTGACTTCGTCGCTGCCCCGGGCCATGTATGGCGAAAAGGCTGCACTGGCCATCAGCAACCTGCAGGATTTTAAGATACAGATGCGCGGCAAACCGGCGGAGGTAAACACCACGGCAAAAAGCTTTGAGGATCTGTACGACCGCAGCACCGGTCTGCTCAAAACCACCGGAAAGGACAGCTTCGATGCCATGAAAGTTCTGCAGAAAGCCGACGTTAGAAATTATAAGCCTGCCAATAATGCTGTTTACCCAGCATCCGCATTAGGCAATTCCCTCAAGCAGATTGCCCAGCTCATTAAGCTGGATGTAGGTCTTGAAGTCGCCTTCGCAGAATCGGGCGGCTGGGACACGCACTTTAACCAGGGTAAAGACACGGGTATTTTTGCCCGGAACGTGGGCGATCTCAGTGAAAGCATTGCGGCTTTTTGGGCCGACTTAGGCACGTATCAGGACGACGTGACGGTAATGACGATGACCGAGTTTGGCCGTACCGTACACCAGAACGGAACAGGCGGAACAGATCATGGTCGCGCTTCCTGTAATTTTATACTGGGCAACAGCGTAAACGGTGGTAAAGTTCATGGATCGGTAGCTCCTCTTGCCAAAGAAAATCTGGAAGATGGAAGAGACCTTGCGGTAACCACCGATTTCCGCAGCGTATTCAGCGAGGTGGCCGACCGCCATTTGGGAATTAACAACGACAAGGTGCTGTTTCCAGACTGGAAGGGCAGCCACGTCGGCGTGATGAAAGCCTAG
- the hemW gene encoding radical SAM family heme chaperone HemW produces the protein MPGIYIHIPFCKKACTYCDFHFSTSLKYADDMTDAICKELLIKKDRVAGEVGTIYFGGGTPSVLPLKQLQRIFDVILVNYNVAADAEVTLEANPDDLDAQKIAGLRQLPVNRFSIGIQSFFEEDLIWMNRAHNAMEAEDCIKRSQDAGFENLNADLIYGYPLLTDAKLLHNIAKLRELEIPHVSAYSLTVEPRTALAKAIEKGATVPVSDEQSASQFLTVIEKLGEAGLQQYEISNFARPGRYAVHNTNYWRGVPYLGIGPSAHGFDGKTRYLNIANNALYMKAINAGNLPETIEQLSIYDQFNEYMMTSLRTMWGTDLSHVNTAFGDQFYQDTLRTSEKFLRKGWLMQDNEVLRLSAEGKLFADHIASGFFLSPEDHC, from the coding sequence ATGCCCGGAATCTATATTCATATCCCTTTTTGTAAAAAGGCCTGTACCTACTGTGATTTTCATTTCAGCACTTCGCTGAAGTACGCGGATGACATGACCGATGCAATCTGTAAGGAACTGCTGATTAAAAAGGATCGGGTTGCGGGAGAGGTGGGCACGATATATTTTGGCGGAGGTACACCTTCGGTGTTGCCGCTTAAGCAACTGCAAAGGATCTTTGATGTGATTCTGGTCAACTATAACGTGGCAGCAGATGCGGAGGTTACACTGGAGGCTAATCCGGATGACCTGGACGCGCAGAAGATCGCAGGACTGAGGCAGTTGCCGGTCAACCGCTTCAGCATTGGTATTCAGTCCTTTTTTGAGGAAGATCTGATCTGGATGAACCGTGCGCATAATGCCATGGAGGCGGAGGACTGCATCAAGCGGAGTCAGGATGCGGGTTTTGAGAACCTGAACGCCGACCTGATTTATGGCTATCCCCTGCTTACCGACGCCAAGCTGCTGCATAATATCGCTAAACTTCGGGAGCTGGAAATTCCGCATGTTTCGGCTTATTCCTTAACCGTGGAGCCGCGCACTGCGCTGGCTAAGGCGATCGAAAAAGGTGCTACCGTGCCTGTAAGCGATGAGCAGAGTGCTTCGCAGTTTCTTACCGTGATTGAAAAGCTTGGGGAAGCGGGTCTGCAACAGTACGAGATATCGAACTTTGCGAGGCCTGGCAGGTATGCCGTACACAATACGAATTACTGGCGGGGCGTGCCTTACCTGGGTATCGGTCCCTCAGCGCATGGCTTTGATGGAAAAACGCGCTATTTGAACATAGCCAACAATGCGTTGTACATGAAGGCAATTAACGCGGGTAACCTACCGGAAACCATTGAGCAGTTGAGCATATACGATCAGTTTAATGAATATATGATGACCTCGCTTCGTACCATGTGGGGTACAGATTTGTCACATGTTAACACCGCGTTCGGGGATCAGTTTTACCAGGATACGCTACGGACTTCAGAAAAGTTTCTGCGAAAAGGCTGGTTGATGCAGGACAACGAAGTCTTGAGGCTCTCCGCGGAGGGCAAGCTCTTTGCCGATCATATTGCTTCGGGTTTCTTTTTATCGCCTGAAGATCACTGCTAG
- a CDS encoding TlpA family protein disulfide reductase, protein MKLKTCFLLWMLWATVAVAQVLPTYHLNIGDPAPAIKVKHWIKGTPVTAFEKEKIYVIDFWATWCVPCKITMPHTSKLAEKYKDKATFLAIDVYEKEDVPIADIKKLVDTMGDKMNFHVGIEEGKFMSKNWLDTSGTYGIPTIFIVNDGRLDWIGHPKYLDSVLTKILNKTWSPELARIKLTDQRYLRQLNSVAIAEFLRRTDRMVVDIPGNTYKRVRTTPDSILMILDEMVKHIPTLKYYGNFASFRFSALLETDQRRAIDFAREVLAYEQEDPSYLIFTASIEEEFDKLDMQEDIYRFGAACYQAWIDENPYPEYGNVPVKYKKMALMYRRAGDIEKAEEADRKAAGELL, encoded by the coding sequence ATGAAACTTAAAACCTGTTTTTTGTTATGGATGCTTTGGGCAACCGTTGCCGTCGCCCAAGTCCTTCCAACTTATCATCTCAATATAGGCGACCCTGCACCTGCAATTAAGGTTAAGCATTGGATAAAGGGCACTCCTGTTACCGCCTTTGAAAAGGAGAAGATTTATGTAATCGATTTTTGGGCCACCTGGTGCGTACCCTGTAAGATTACCATGCCCCACACGTCAAAACTGGCGGAGAAGTATAAAGACAAGGCGACGTTTCTGGCTATTGACGTCTACGAAAAGGAGGATGTCCCCATCGCAGACATAAAGAAGCTCGTAGACACGATGGGTGATAAAATGAACTTCCATGTGGGTATAGAAGAGGGCAAGTTTATGTCGAAAAACTGGCTGGATACCTCGGGAACCTATGGAATACCGACGATCTTTATCGTGAACGATGGCAGGCTAGACTGGATTGGTCACCCTAAATACCTGGACAGTGTGCTTACCAAAATTTTAAACAAAACATGGAGCCCTGAACTTGCAAGGATTAAGCTGACCGACCAACGATATCTGCGGCAACTGAATTCCGTAGCCATAGCCGAATTTCTTAGAAGAACCGACCGTATGGTGGTCGATATCCCTGGTAACACCTATAAGCGGGTCAGGACAACTCCCGATTCCATATTGATGATCCTGGATGAGATGGTGAAACATATCCCGACGCTGAAATATTATGGGAATTTTGCCTCATTCAGGTTTTCGGCATTATTAGAGACCGATCAGCGAAGGGCCATCGACTTTGCCCGTGAAGTTTTAGCTTATGAACAGGAAGATCCTTCATATTTGATATTTACAGCAAGTATTGAAGAAGAGTTTGATAAGCTGGATATGCAGGAAGATATTTACAGATTTGGCGCTGCATGTTACCAAGCATGGATAGATGAGAATCCGTATCCCGAATATGGAAACGTGCCTGTTAAGTACAAGAAAATGGCCCTAATGTACCGGCGAGCAGGCGATATTGAGAAAGCAGAAGAGGCTGACCGGAAGGCCGCGGGTGAGCTGCTGTGA
- a CDS encoding DUF4180 domain-containing protein: protein MQIIAHNTDNINTAELVSSDILINNPEDTLQLLVDLYYQGYDRIVVSEKNIAPEFFDLKTGLAGEILQKFVNYKMRLVIVGDFEKYTSQSMKDFIFESNKGIQINFVKSFDL from the coding sequence ATGCAAATTATCGCTCACAACACAGACAACATCAACACTGCCGAACTTGTAAGCAGCGATATTCTGATTAATAACCCAGAAGACACGCTTCAACTCCTCGTAGATTTGTATTATCAGGGATACGACCGTATTGTGGTTTCAGAAAAAAACATCGCTCCGGAATTTTTTGACTTGAAGACAGGTCTGGCTGGCGAGATATTACAGAAGTTTGTGAACTATAAAATGCGGCTGGTTATTGTCGGTGACTTCGAAAAATATACTTCTCAGAGTATGAAAGACTTCATTTTCGAAAGTAATAAAGGAATTCAAATAAATTTTGTCAAATCATTTGATCTATGA
- a CDS encoding TlpA family protein disulfide reductase: MKLKFNFVLLLICFASNIALAADFILEGKVQNLGGKTFTINRIGAYTNVIETVSTDTGGAFYYQSKLLGNEALTMVLADKIYQLYIEPGDHIIFNYDASSQKLISLTGITPEISKRYRFDFTYNGEMIYDVAMLAKAVDEKQISQDSAYGAFQKNLDRHAKRIDESQGVLGPNAFKYYADLYFSHLLYMKATEVKDYQKLRFSKVTKSNLLSESEDPMGIVSRKLVENSDFYRTYLRHRFFIRDSTDDALYGKYGDAKKAAPWIDYRKSSKIADEFIRDWYLTSISIDAFRNYDFTEAQNVLEKSLADIKDPQFKRLLSGFRDQVISTLDNKIPKVKLISIDGKEYGFDSFEGKVIYVTFWATSCAPCLKEFELHRPAFNAWFANESDLAVVNVCLDADISTWRKLIDKYGISGVNVRGTYEEISPKFQVHSIPRYMIVDKKGKIREYSAASSKDLLKDNGIIEQLLRE, encoded by the coding sequence ATGAAACTGAAATTTAACTTTGTCCTTCTCTTAATATGCTTTGCATCTAATATTGCTTTGGCAGCAGATTTTATTTTGGAAGGTAAAGTCCAAAACCTGGGCGGCAAGACGTTCACAATTAATAGAATAGGCGCCTACACCAATGTTATTGAAACAGTGTCTACAGATACTGGCGGTGCCTTTTATTACCAGTCTAAGCTTTTGGGTAACGAAGCATTGACGATGGTTCTGGCAGATAAAATTTACCAGTTATATATCGAACCTGGTGATCATATCATATTTAATTACGACGCATCCTCTCAAAAACTGATTTCCCTCACTGGAATTACGCCCGAAATTTCCAAAAGATACAGGTTTGATTTCACCTACAACGGTGAGATGATATACGATGTTGCTATGTTAGCTAAAGCCGTTGACGAAAAGCAGATTTCACAAGATTCTGCATATGGAGCTTTTCAAAAAAACCTAGACAGACACGCAAAGAGAATTGACGAATCGCAGGGAGTGCTAGGTCCCAACGCGTTCAAATACTATGCTGACCTGTATTTTAGTCACCTGCTTTATATGAAGGCTACTGAGGTTAAGGATTATCAGAAGCTACGTTTCTCCAAAGTCACCAAATCGAATTTACTGTCAGAATCTGAGGATCCTATGGGAATAGTCTCCAGGAAATTAGTTGAAAACTCTGACTTTTACCGCACATACTTGAGGCACAGATTCTTTATCCGAGATTCAACGGACGACGCTCTGTATGGGAAGTATGGCGACGCAAAGAAAGCCGCTCCCTGGATAGACTATCGGAAATCCAGTAAAATAGCAGACGAGTTTATCCGGGACTGGTATCTAACATCAATTAGCATAGATGCTTTTAGAAATTACGACTTCACAGAAGCTCAAAACGTTTTGGAGAAGTCGCTTGCCGATATAAAAGATCCGCAATTTAAACGCTTATTGAGTGGTTTCAGAGATCAGGTAATCTCGACGCTTGACAATAAAATCCCGAAAGTGAAACTGATAAGTATCGACGGAAAGGAGTACGGCTTCGATTCGTTCGAGGGGAAAGTAATTTATGTCACTTTTTGGGCTACCAGCTGTGCACCATGCCTAAAAGAATTTGAGCTGCACCGTCCGGCGTTCAATGCCTGGTTCGCGAACGAGTCAGACCTTGCCGTTGTAAATGTCTGTCTGGATGCAGATATTTCAACATGGCGTAAGCTTATTGATAAGTATGGCATCAGTGGCGTAAATGTTCGGGGAACCTATGAAGAAATTTCTCCTAAGTTTCAAGTGCATTCCATCCCGCGGTACATGATTGTTGACAAAAAAGGCAAGATACGAGAATATTCTGCGGCGTCTTCAAAAGACTTGCTCAAAGATAACGGCATAATCGAGCAGTTGTTACGAGAGTAG